One Luteolibacter flavescens genomic region harbors:
- a CDS encoding proline racemase family protein, translated as MSVPRVRVIDSHTEGEPTRVVVEGVPDLGGGTMREKATRFSAEHDWLRSAVCNEPRGHDAMVGALLCEPAEPDCCCGVIFFNNVSTLNMCIHGTVGLAATLVHMGRIGVGDHRIDTPVGVVVASVHEDLSVTVANVPSYRKAADVPVEVPGWGVVRGDIAWGGNWFFLIDGQGPAVEFANLDALTNFTWSVRRALELGGITGDHGMVIDHIESFGPPTDPVTSDSRNFVLCPGKAYDRSPCGTGTSAKLACLHAAGKLQPGVIWRQAGILDTVFTGTVEELSDGKVLPRVTGRAWITGESVYHFDPADPFRNGIPSSL; from the coding sequence ATGAGCGTTCCCCGCGTCCGAGTCATCGATTCACACACCGAAGGCGAGCCCACCCGAGTGGTGGTCGAAGGGGTGCCGGATCTGGGCGGCGGGACGATGCGGGAGAAGGCAACGCGTTTCTCCGCGGAGCACGACTGGCTGCGCTCCGCCGTGTGCAATGAACCGCGCGGTCATGATGCGATGGTCGGTGCGCTTTTGTGCGAACCCGCCGAGCCGGACTGCTGCTGCGGGGTGATCTTTTTCAACAATGTCTCCACTCTGAACATGTGCATCCACGGCACGGTGGGCCTCGCCGCGACGCTGGTGCACATGGGAAGGATCGGGGTGGGGGATCATCGCATCGATACCCCGGTCGGTGTGGTCGTCGCGAGTGTGCATGAAGATCTCTCGGTGACCGTGGCGAATGTCCCGAGCTACCGGAAGGCGGCCGATGTGCCGGTGGAGGTGCCCGGTTGGGGCGTGGTGCGCGGCGACATCGCCTGGGGTGGGAACTGGTTTTTCCTCATCGATGGCCAAGGGCCTGCGGTCGAGTTCGCGAATCTCGATGCCCTCACGAATTTCACCTGGTCCGTCCGCCGGGCGCTGGAACTCGGCGGCATCACGGGCGATCATGGCATGGTCATCGACCACATCGAGAGCTTCGGCCCGCCGACGGATCCGGTCACGTCGGACAGCCGGAACTTCGTCCTCTGCCCGGGCAAGGCCTATGACCGCTCGCCCTGCGGCACCGGTACCAGCGCGAAGCTGGCCTGCCTTCACGCCGCGGGCAAGCTGCAGCCTGGCGTGATCTGGCGGCAGGCCGGCATCCTCGACACCGTCTTCACCGGCACCGTGGAGGAACTGTCCGATGGGAAAGTCCTGCCCCGCGTGACCGGCCGTGCATGGATCACCGGCGAGTCCGTTTACCACTTCGATCCCGCCGATCCATTCCGCAACGGCATCCCCTCTTCTCTCTAA
- a CDS encoding GNAT family N-acetyltransferase, protein MIDMLVRLYDLPESADLYAKVAGQGITLRRARAFEKHTVADFARTHFSPKWVSEVEVALSRQPVACFIATKDKAILGFACYDTTMRGFFGPTGVAESARGTGIGKALLFKSLEALRDIGYAYAFIGGVGPREFYAKACGAIEIPGSDPGIYGDILP, encoded by the coding sequence ATGATCGACATGCTCGTGCGGCTCTACGACCTCCCCGAAAGCGCGGACCTCTACGCAAAGGTGGCCGGGCAGGGGATCACGCTCCGGCGCGCGCGGGCCTTTGAAAAACACACCGTCGCCGACTTCGCCCGCACCCACTTCTCTCCGAAGTGGGTCAGCGAGGTGGAGGTCGCCCTGAGCCGCCAACCGGTCGCCTGCTTCATCGCCACGAAGGACAAGGCCATCCTCGGCTTCGCCTGCTACGACACCACCATGCGCGGCTTTTTCGGTCCCACCGGCGTCGCCGAGTCCGCCCGCGGCACGGGCATCGGCAAGGCTCTCCTCTTCAAGTCCCTCGAAGCCCTCCGCGACATCGGCTACGCCTACGCCTTCATCGGCGGCGTCGGCCCGCGTGAATTCTACGCCAAGGCCTGCGGTGCCATCGAGATCCCCGGCAGCGACCCAGGGATCTACGGGGATATCTTGCCGTAG
- a CDS encoding ABC transporter permease — translation MKPSRIPFVTLILVLVFFYLPIGFLVLNSFNNSRYASTWTGFSTRWYERLFERTDILAALGNSVKVATGASLASMILGTAAAFALQRYKSRLQDAHKLLVAVPLVLPDILMGMSLLLLFISFGMKLSLLTISIAHVTFCLSYVALVVQARLQDFDFNVVEAARDLGATKVQAFMKVTLPLLAPGILAGGLLAFTLSIDDYVITYFVKGPGSDTLPTLVYSMIKKSKDLPVINALSSLMLIVTFVVVALSQRLTRPAVADSTK, via the coding sequence ATGAAGCCGAGTCGCATTCCCTTCGTCACGCTGATCCTCGTGCTGGTGTTCTTCTACCTGCCGATCGGCTTCCTGGTGCTGAATTCCTTCAACAACTCGCGCTATGCCTCGACCTGGACCGGCTTTTCCACACGCTGGTATGAGCGGCTCTTCGAGCGCACGGACATCCTCGCTGCGCTGGGGAACTCGGTAAAGGTCGCCACGGGAGCGAGCCTTGCCTCAATGATCCTCGGGACCGCCGCCGCCTTCGCGCTCCAGCGCTACAAGTCCCGCCTGCAGGACGCGCACAAGCTGCTGGTGGCCGTGCCGCTCGTCCTGCCGGACATCCTCATGGGCATGAGCCTGCTGCTGCTTTTCATTTCCTTCGGGATGAAGCTCAGCCTGCTTACCATCTCGATCGCGCACGTCACCTTTTGCCTCAGCTATGTCGCGCTGGTGGTGCAGGCGCGCTTGCAGGACTTCGACTTCAATGTGGTGGAGGCCGCGCGCGATCTCGGGGCGACGAAGGTTCAGGCCTTCATGAAGGTCACCCTGCCCCTGCTTGCGCCCGGCATCCTCGCCGGCGGCCTGCTGGCGTTCACTCTCTCCATCGACGACTACGTCATCACCTACTTCGTGAAGGGACCGGGATCGGACACCCTGCCCACGCTGGTCTATTCGATGATCAAGAAGAGCAAGGACCTCCCGGTGATCAATGCCCTCTCGTCGCTGATGCTCATCGTCACCTTCGTGGTCGTCGCGCTTTCGCAGAGGCTTACGCGCCCTGCGGTGGCGGACTCCACCAAGTGA
- a CDS encoding AraC family transcriptional regulator — translation MTPASRLRKTFFDSLDGMPPVDDLFDAVPDIVFFVKDAFGRYMAVNQTLATRCGLPDKQSAIGLTAEELFPPPLGEGFALQDREILKTGHGIRDHLELHLYPGGRRGWCLTFKEAVKAKDGRIVGVCGISRDMHGPQDRQEDFAAMSKAIDHIHKHFDEPLRLPQLAEMAGLSIYQFDQRIRSLFHVTAGQYLVKVRIDAACERLSTTQEVIAQIALSCGYSDQSAFSRQFKQAVGISPLAYRKKMQGQ, via the coding sequence ATGACCCCGGCATCCCGACTTCGTAAGACCTTCTTCGACTCCCTCGACGGGATGCCTCCGGTGGATGATCTCTTCGATGCGGTGCCGGACATCGTGTTCTTCGTGAAGGACGCCTTCGGCCGCTACATGGCGGTGAATCAAACCCTCGCCACGCGCTGCGGCCTGCCGGACAAGCAGTCCGCCATCGGCCTGACCGCCGAGGAGCTTTTCCCGCCCCCGCTCGGCGAGGGCTTCGCCCTGCAGGACCGCGAGATCCTGAAGACCGGCCACGGCATCCGCGATCACCTGGAACTGCACCTCTACCCCGGCGGCCGCCGCGGCTGGTGCCTCACCTTCAAGGAAGCCGTGAAGGCAAAGGACGGCCGCATCGTCGGCGTCTGCGGCATTTCCCGGGACATGCATGGACCGCAGGACCGGCAGGAGGACTTCGCCGCGATGTCGAAGGCGATCGACCATATCCACAAGCACTTCGACGAGCCGCTGCGCCTGCCCCAGCTCGCGGAAATGGCGGGGCTCTCGATCTACCAGTTCGACCAGCGCATCCGCTCGCTCTTCCACGTCACCGCCGGGCAGTATCTCGTGAAGGTCCGCATCGATGCCGCGTGCGAGCGGCTGTCCACGACCCAGGAGGTCATCGCCCAGATCGCACTCTCGTGCGGCTACTCGGACCAGTCGGCATTCTCCCGGCAATTCAAGCAGGCCGTGGGCATCAGCCCGCTGGCCTACCGGAAGAAGATGCAGGGGCAGTAG
- a CDS encoding DUF2007 domain-containing protein, whose amino-acid sequence MKRVFDHIDFTVVGHLQSLLESEGIRTEIRNEGASRAAGELPISEVYPELWVLDNADEAKAKEIIREFRQAAETAPTGPDWTCPVCKEHVEGVFSECWNCGAASPVVG is encoded by the coding sequence ATGAAGCGCGTCTTCGATCACATCGACTTCACCGTCGTCGGCCACCTACAGTCGCTCCTGGAGTCGGAAGGCATCCGCACCGAGATCCGCAACGAGGGAGCCTCACGCGCCGCCGGTGAGCTGCCGATCTCCGAGGTCTATCCCGAGCTGTGGGTGCTCGACAATGCGGACGAAGCGAAGGCGAAAGAGATCATCCGCGAATTCCGCCAGGCAGCCGAGACCGCGCCCACCGGCCCGGACTGGACCTGCCCGGTCTGCAAGGAGCATGTCGAAGGCGTCTTCTCCGAATGCTGGAACTGCGGCGCGGCCTCGCCGGTCGTAGGCTGA
- a CDS encoding ABC transporter substrate-binding protein: MNRRHFIAASALAAASLPSCKPKGSTGDGDKKLTIFTWADYLSEEAKESFEKAHGCTVVIDTFDSNEAMLAKIESGASGYDLLVPSSYAVQALKRKDLLVPLDHAKIPNIKHVDAAYLGKALDAKMEMSVPYLMAPTCLCYLASKVPNPTDSWAMLDRTDLKGRVTLLDDMREVLGAALKFLGHSLNSTDPAQLAAARDVAIRWKQNIAKWESEQYKSGIASGEFYLVQGYGSDLLQAHQENADMHVVVPAEGTAFSCDDMCIPKGAKEIDLAHAFINHLHDPAVAASNMEEIGARSPNSAAYENLSEDFRGSEILFPADALFAKCEPIGDLGDSLSLWTSEWDKVKTA, encoded by the coding sequence ATGAACCGCCGCCACTTCATCGCCGCCTCCGCGCTCGCCGCCGCGTCACTTCCTTCCTGCAAGCCGAAGGGCTCCACCGGCGACGGGGACAAGAAGCTCACCATTTTCACCTGGGCCGACTATCTCAGTGAAGAGGCGAAGGAGAGCTTCGAGAAGGCACACGGCTGCACCGTGGTCATCGACACCTTTGACTCGAATGAAGCGATGCTCGCGAAGATAGAGTCCGGCGCGAGCGGCTACGACCTGCTCGTCCCCTCCTCCTACGCCGTGCAGGCGCTGAAGCGGAAGGACCTGCTCGTCCCGCTGGATCACGCGAAGATTCCCAACATCAAGCACGTGGATGCCGCCTACCTCGGCAAGGCACTCGACGCAAAGATGGAGATGTCCGTCCCCTACCTGATGGCCCCGACCTGCCTGTGCTACCTCGCGTCGAAGGTGCCGAATCCCACCGACTCGTGGGCGATGCTGGACCGCACCGATCTCAAGGGGCGCGTGACCCTGCTGGACGACATGCGCGAGGTGCTCGGCGCCGCGCTGAAGTTCCTGGGCCACTCTCTCAACTCCACGGACCCTGCCCAGCTCGCCGCCGCGCGTGATGTCGCGATCCGTTGGAAGCAGAACATCGCCAAGTGGGAGAGCGAGCAGTACAAGAGCGGGATCGCTTCCGGGGAATTCTACCTCGTCCAGGGCTATGGCAGCGACCTGCTCCAGGCTCACCAGGAAAACGCCGACATGCACGTGGTCGTGCCCGCGGAAGGCACCGCCTTCTCCTGCGACGACATGTGCATCCCGAAGGGTGCGAAGGAGATCGATCTCGCCCACGCTTTCATCAACCACCTGCACGATCCCGCGGTCGCAGCGTCGAACATGGAGGAGATCGGCGCACGCAGCCCGAACAGCGCCGCCTACGAAAACCTCAGCGAGGATTTCCGCGGCAGCGAGATCCTCTTCCCCGCCGATGCCCTTTTCGCGAAGTGCGAGCCCATCGGCGATCTCGGAGACAGCCTCTCGCTGTGGACGTCCGAGTGGGACAAGGTGAAGACCGCGTGA
- a CDS encoding PIN domain-containing protein, producing the protein MSVPKTIFLDTSIFDEMSYNFEAASVVAFKRSIEGMNLTLVMPDPTEREIRRHINDKAKNAAATLEGLGRRFPPVRKLAGWPLVNKSGPTLAVSIYFKGIGSLHEFYKNFKLVKLGYEAVKIDTVMDWYDHGLAPFSEKKRKEFPDAIALMALGGYYNETGEGVAIISKDGDFRTGCERFPGLFYFPSLAAYSEALKGVDDRVAAIQLALGKDDTIITNAITDEFMESSFVAAYENGEVVETEFEDISETVYHVVGLGESSCSIAFELEFLFRATVEYEKCYFDDFHINMGRVRDRASATGIIKLTTSADFSELTEVESVAMDEHEYKVREHPRDHYY; encoded by the coding sequence ATGAGCGTGCCGAAAACGATATTCCTCGATACAAGTATCTTTGACGAGATGTCGTACAATTTTGAGGCCGCGAGCGTAGTGGCCTTCAAAAGGTCAATCGAGGGAATGAACCTAACGCTCGTGATGCCCGATCCGACTGAGAGGGAAATTCGTCGCCATATCAATGACAAGGCTAAGAATGCAGCAGCTACTTTGGAAGGCTTAGGTCGGCGATTTCCACCTGTGCGTAAGCTTGCTGGATGGCCTCTGGTGAATAAAAGTGGGCCGACGCTCGCGGTTTCAATTTACTTCAAGGGGATAGGTAGCCTTCATGAATTCTACAAAAATTTCAAGCTTGTAAAATTAGGGTATGAAGCGGTGAAAATAGATACGGTTATGGATTGGTATGATCATGGCTTAGCTCCATTCTCTGAGAAGAAAAGAAAGGAGTTTCCTGATGCAATCGCTTTAATGGCGCTCGGAGGATACTATAATGAAACCGGTGAAGGCGTGGCAATCATCTCGAAAGATGGTGATTTTCGGACTGGCTGCGAACGGTTTCCGGGGCTCTTCTACTTCCCCTCCTTAGCTGCATATTCAGAGGCCCTGAAGGGTGTCGACGACCGAGTAGCTGCGATTCAGCTAGCCTTGGGTAAGGATGACACGATTATCACTAATGCCATAACCGACGAATTCATGGAGTCTTCCTTCGTCGCTGCTTACGAAAACGGTGAAGTAGTTGAGACTGAATTTGAAGATATTAGCGAAACGGTATATCATGTGGTGGGCTTGGGGGAGTCCTCATGCAGCATCGCGTTCGAGCTTGAATTTTTATTTCGGGCTACTGTGGAATACGAAAAGTGCTATTTTGACGATTTCCACATAAATATGGGGCGAGTTCGGGATCGTGCGAGCGCGACAGGTATTATAAAGCTAACAACAAGCGCCGACTTCTCCGAACTGACCGAGGTGGAAAGCGTCGCAATGGATGAGCACGAGTATAAGGTAAGAGAGCACCCGAGAGACCACTACTACTGA
- a CDS encoding dihydrodipicolinate synthase family protein, protein MSITWKGVMPATLTQFNADYTIDHSLMAEHGKWLVENGCTAIVAHGSLGEGATLSFEEKIALQKMYVEALPDTPIIPGVASLSTKEAVDIAKAAKDNGCRGLMVLPPYLYASDWREMKAHMKAVISATDLPCIIYNNPVAYKTDFTPKHIKELADELPNVESVKESSTDARRIAGIREVCGDRLALGVGVDDCALESAAMGASFWITGVGGAFPKHNVKLWELGTTGRIEEAMPIYTWMLEMLRMDTVVKFVQLIKLQQNLASGGKFGNNRVRAPRLELEGKELAEATAIIEKAIATAPVV, encoded by the coding sequence ATGAGCATCACCTGGAAGGGCGTCATGCCCGCCACCCTCACGCAGTTCAACGCCGACTACACCATCGATCACTCTCTCATGGCGGAGCATGGCAAGTGGCTCGTCGAGAACGGCTGCACCGCCATCGTCGCCCACGGTTCGCTCGGTGAAGGTGCCACGCTTTCCTTCGAGGAGAAGATCGCGCTTCAAAAGATGTACGTGGAGGCGCTGCCTGACACGCCGATCATCCCGGGTGTCGCCTCGCTTTCCACGAAGGAGGCCGTCGATATCGCGAAGGCGGCGAAGGACAACGGATGCCGCGGGCTCATGGTCCTGCCACCGTATCTCTATGCGTCCGACTGGCGCGAGATGAAGGCCCACATGAAGGCCGTGATCTCGGCCACGGACCTGCCGTGCATCATCTACAACAATCCGGTCGCGTACAAGACCGACTTCACGCCGAAGCACATCAAGGAACTCGCCGACGAGCTGCCGAACGTGGAGTCCGTGAAGGAATCCTCCACGGATGCCCGCCGCATCGCCGGCATCCGCGAGGTCTGCGGCGACCGGCTTGCGCTCGGCGTGGGCGTCGATGACTGCGCGCTGGAAAGTGCCGCGATGGGAGCAAGCTTCTGGATCACCGGTGTGGGCGGCGCCTTCCCGAAGCACAATGTAAAGCTCTGGGAACTCGGCACCACGGGCCGCATCGAGGAAGCGATGCCGATCTACACGTGGATGCTGGAGATGCTGCGGATGGATACCGTGGTGAAATTCGTGCAGCTCATCAAGCTGCAGCAGAATCTCGCGAGCGGCGGGAAATTCGGAAACAACCGCGTGCGTGCGCCGCGTCTGGAGCTGGAAGGCAAGGAGCTGGCCGAGGCGACCGCAATCATCGAAAAGGCCATCGCCACCGCGCCGGTCGTCTGA
- a CDS encoding secondary thiamine-phosphate synthase enzyme YjbQ, protein MPAHADAFEIRTRGKGTYQITSEVADIVQRSGIRTGTVTVFVRHTSASLVIMENADPSARRDLEEFFERLVPESTPWFIHTDEGPDDMPSHIRMALTRTSEVIPIIGGRMTLGTWQGIFLFEHRRAPHRREIVVSVVGE, encoded by the coding sequence ATGCCCGCGCACGCCGACGCCTTCGAGATCCGCACCCGTGGCAAGGGGACCTATCAGATCACGTCCGAGGTCGCGGACATCGTGCAGCGCAGCGGCATCCGGACCGGCACGGTCACCGTCTTCGTCCGCCACACGTCCGCCAGCCTGGTCATCATGGAGAATGCCGACCCGAGTGCGCGGCGGGATCTTGAGGAGTTCTTCGAGCGCCTGGTGCCGGAGAGCACGCCGTGGTTCATCCACACCGACGAAGGCCCGGACGACATGCCCAGCCACATCCGCATGGCGCTGACCCGCACCAGCGAGGTCATCCCTATCATTGGCGGGCGGATGACGCTGGGGACGTGGCAGGGGATCTTCCTTTTCGAGCACCGACGCGCCCCGCACCGGCGGGAGATCGTGGTGAGCGTGGTGGGAGAGTGA
- a CDS encoding lactonase family protein, translating into MKSSLALLAASAIAHAAPLPIAIGTNTGGNSKSEGIYLSSFDPGTGEFGEVKLGAKYQNPGFLALHPTKPLLYSVGRSGEHPRGSLSVFKLGAGPSLEFAADTSALGWNPCHLAVDPTGSMLASANYSDGTTAAVKLDANGMPVGPGFSQKIEGTGANKSRQEGPHAHGVYFRGKHLLVPDLGLDKVLTYTMDPATAKPVAPEPAAWSSAPGAGPRHMDFSPDGKHAYVVNELDNTVAACRFDDEKGTLETIGTVPTLPADWTGESTTAEIQVHPGGKYVYASNRGHDSIAVFARDTATGGLTSIQIAPCGGKTPRHFTLSPDGKWLLCAHQESNTISALPLDPATGKLGEPKSTVPCPTPICIVFLPVEK; encoded by the coding sequence ATGAAATCCAGCCTCGCCCTCCTCGCCGCCAGCGCGATCGCCCACGCCGCCCCCCTGCCCATCGCCATCGGCACGAATACCGGCGGCAACAGCAAGAGCGAGGGCATCTACCTGTCGAGCTTCGACCCCGGGACCGGGGAATTCGGCGAGGTGAAGCTGGGCGCGAAGTATCAGAACCCCGGCTTCCTTGCGCTGCACCCCACGAAGCCGCTGCTCTACAGCGTCGGCCGGTCCGGGGAACACCCGCGGGGCAGCCTCTCCGTCTTCAAGCTGGGAGCGGGACCGAGCCTGGAATTCGCCGCCGACACCTCCGCGCTCGGCTGGAATCCCTGCCACCTCGCCGTCGATCCCACCGGCAGCATGCTCGCATCGGCAAACTACAGCGACGGCACCACCGCCGCGGTGAAGCTCGATGCGAACGGAATGCCCGTCGGCCCCGGCTTCTCGCAAAAGATCGAAGGCACCGGCGCTAACAAAAGCCGCCAGGAAGGCCCCCACGCGCACGGCGTCTATTTCCGCGGGAAGCACCTGCTCGTCCCGGACCTCGGGCTGGACAAGGTGCTGACGTACACCATGGACCCCGCGACGGCGAAGCCCGTGGCCCCGGAGCCCGCCGCATGGTCATCCGCTCCCGGCGCCGGGCCGCGCCACATGGACTTCTCGCCGGATGGCAAGCACGCCTACGTCGTCAACGAGCTCGACAACACCGTCGCTGCCTGCCGCTTCGATGATGAAAAGGGCACGCTCGAGACCATCGGCACCGTGCCGACCCTGCCCGCCGACTGGACTGGCGAAAGCACCACCGCCGAGATCCAGGTGCATCCCGGCGGCAAATACGTCTACGCCTCGAATCGCGGGCACGACAGCATCGCCGTCTTCGCACGCGACACTGCCACCGGCGGGCTGACCTCCATCCAGATCGCCCCCTGCGGCGGCAAGACGCCGCGTCACTTCACGCTCTCTCCCGATGGCAAGTGGCTGCTGTGCGCCCACCAGGAGTCGAACACCATCTCCGCCCTCCCGCTCGATCCCGCCACCGGCAAGCTCGGCGAACCCAAGTCCACCGTCCCCTGCCCGACCCCGATCTGCATCGTTTTCCTGCCCGTGGAAAAATGA
- a CDS encoding ABC transporter ATP-binding protein translates to MAYLRFEKVTRRYGSFTAINDITLDIEKGETFSLLGPSGCGKTTLLRMAAGFDQPDLGRVYLDGKDITALPPDQRPVNTVFQSYALFPHLTVRENIAFGPKIAKWTPGEIAKGVDQMLELVDLKAHGDKKPSQLSGGMKQRVAIARALVNKPKVLLLDEPLAALDLKLRQRLIVELDAIHDEVGITFIYVTHDQGEAMSISDRIAVMNKGVIEQVGPPAEIYEAPRSSFVAAFIGDTNFLDGKITEAIDARFSRCEVADFGSIVIDNDKHVTVGDRVHLSIRPEKLVVSREKPAMSPMDNAVEGKVEDVIYYGSHTRYWVRCGEWRMCAEMQHRTFLLDETPPKWGDTVWLLWDANDGFLLEQYREEDEGMLTLPGSD, encoded by the coding sequence ATGGCCTACCTGCGCTTTGAAAAGGTGACCCGCCGCTACGGGAGCTTCACCGCCATCAATGACATCACGCTCGATATCGAGAAGGGCGAGACCTTCTCGCTGCTCGGGCCCTCCGGTTGCGGGAAGACGACGCTGCTGCGGATGGCCGCGGGATTTGACCAGCCGGATCTGGGCCGCGTCTATCTGGATGGGAAGGACATCACCGCCCTGCCGCCCGACCAGCGTCCGGTGAATACCGTCTTCCAGAGCTACGCGCTTTTCCCGCACCTCACGGTGAGGGAAAACATCGCCTTCGGCCCGAAGATCGCGAAGTGGACGCCCGGCGAGATCGCCAAGGGCGTGGACCAGATGCTCGAGCTCGTGGACCTGAAGGCGCACGGCGACAAAAAGCCATCCCAGCTTTCCGGCGGGATGAAGCAGCGCGTGGCGATCGCCCGCGCGCTGGTGAACAAGCCGAAGGTGCTGCTGCTGGATGAACCGCTCGCCGCGCTGGACCTGAAGCTCCGCCAGCGCCTCATCGTCGAGCTGGATGCCATCCACGACGAGGTCGGCATCACCTTCATCTACGTGACGCACGACCAGGGCGAGGCGATGTCCATCTCCGACCGCATCGCCGTGATGAACAAGGGCGTGATCGAGCAGGTCGGCCCGCCCGCGGAGATCTACGAGGCTCCTCGTAGTTCCTTCGTGGCCGCCTTCATCGGCGACACGAATTTCCTCGATGGGAAGATCACGGAAGCCATCGACGCCCGCTTCTCGCGCTGCGAGGTGGCGGACTTCGGCAGCATCGTCATCGACAATGACAAGCACGTGACCGTGGGCGACCGCGTCCACCTGTCGATCCGGCCCGAAAAGCTCGTCGTCTCCCGTGAGAAGCCCGCGATGTCCCCCATGGACAATGCCGTGGAGGGCAAGGTGGAGGACGTGATCTACTACGGCTCCCACACCCGCTACTGGGTGCGCTGCGGTGAGTGGCGCATGTGCGCGGAGATGCAGCACCGCACCTTCCTGCTGGATGAGACGCCGCCGAAGTGGGGCGACACCGTGTGGCTGCTGTGGGATGCGAACGACGGCTTCCTGCTGGAGCAGTATCGCGAGGAAGACGAGGGCATGCTCACCCTGCCGGGATCCGACTGA
- a CDS encoding ABC transporter permease, with protein sequence MKRPTRPEVLSTAPSFVWLVMFVLVPVAIIFAIAFRPALPAGGIGEGWSLDAIRALGDPSYPALFARTIFTAAVTTVLCIAASLPVAYAMARLTPVWRSRVLLLVIVPFWTNFVIRVFAWQQILHAQGFVADALRFIGLLGENDRLLGNLGAVVIVSVYTYLPFAILPLFAAAEKFDFGLLDAARDLGAKPLRAFFSVFIPGIRQGVVTAFLVVFIPMLGSYVVPDMVGGTDTQMIGNKIAQRNFTDRNLPEAAALSGALALLVLAPMFLRRKEKTA encoded by the coding sequence ATGAAACGGCCCACTAGACCCGAGGTCCTCTCCACCGCGCCCAGCTTCGTCTGGCTGGTGATGTTCGTGCTGGTGCCGGTGGCGATCATCTTCGCCATCGCCTTCCGACCCGCGCTGCCTGCCGGGGGCATCGGCGAGGGCTGGAGCCTCGATGCCATCCGTGCCTTGGGCGACCCCAGCTACCCGGCCCTCTTTGCCCGCACCATCTTCACCGCGGCGGTGACCACCGTCCTCTGCATCGCGGCGTCGCTGCCGGTGGCCTACGCGATGGCCCGCCTCACGCCGGTCTGGCGCTCGCGCGTGCTGCTGCTGGTGATCGTGCCCTTCTGGACGAATTTCGTCATCCGCGTCTTCGCCTGGCAGCAGATCCTCCACGCACAGGGCTTCGTGGCGGATGCGCTGCGCTTCATCGGCCTGCTCGGGGAGAATGACCGGCTGCTGGGAAATCTCGGCGCGGTGGTGATCGTCAGCGTTTACACCTACCTGCCCTTCGCGATCCTGCCGCTGTTCGCCGCGGCGGAGAAGTTCGACTTCGGCTTGCTCGATGCCGCCCGCGACCTCGGGGCGAAGCCGCTGCGCGCATTCTTCTCCGTCTTCATCCCCGGCATCCGCCAAGGCGTGGTGACCGCATTCCTCGTGGTCTTCATCCCCATGCTGGGCTCCTACGTCGTGCCGGACATGGTCGGCGGGACGGACACGCAGATGATCGGCAACAAGATCGCGCAGCGGAACTTCACCGACCGGAACCTGCCGGAAGCCGCGGCCCTCTCCGGCGCGCTCGCTCTTCTCGTGCTCGCGCCCATGTTCCTCAGGAGAAAGGAGAAGACCGCATGA